One genomic segment of Caballeronia sp. TF1N1 includes these proteins:
- a CDS encoding maltotransferase domain-containing protein, protein MENHQAHHAYAPRIYFIDPLLVGPLPNWPAQFEHAAALGFDHVLIGSPFAPGSNGHREAVADHHQLHAVFESDASAADGLRQLADIATKHKLTLLVDIVIDRVSAEGGLYQDNKHWFEPFESADARLDPRRAPSQRDVAQARFGDGEAAHHLTEWWAKELCLLADAGVGGFRFDSPHAVPAHVWRRLGAAVREKHPQTRWLAWTVGLTRHDLHGLSDAGFDAVFASTRWWDYRSAWLTDEHAALARIASPITFPEEPYGARLISELSDTSDTALVERAYNRSLFTATALGTGLLVPMGFEYGVPLPMSPQYGVAAEYQRAKSEARFDLSSQVKRANALQRDTGTLESVGELRALTGAGTPYAALIRSDSADLRRSDSAILAIFNPDLVAPVHVDTLHLLESVPGNYTRFAPLDDAKAKPERLLPFTLKAGDVRLFRAEAEPFILLAQPQVKRGAKSADKKSVAEAISAPRVSIESVTPSVDNGRFPAKRIVGEAVQIQAAIFAEGHDKIAAAVQWRAADETEWHEAPMTAVLPLGNDLWTTRIPLERVGRHEFVVMAWRDDFASLTDHMSKKLKAGQTVELELEEVRHLFALILAEVKTVEESDSAPLEKIVKEFAKADAARKLELALAPATAKAIAAARHRPFLSRDPVVYRIDSERAAARFASWYEIFPRSMSDDVNRHGTFIDVIGKMPRIREMGFDVLYFPPIHPIGIANRKGKNNSLTAEPGDVGSPYAIGGKEGGHTAVHPELGNLDDFKRMLDAAHEHGLEIALDFAVQCSPDHPWLKEHPTWFAWRPDGTLRYAENPPKKYQDIVNPDFYAQDAKPDLWLGLRDVFLHWIAAGVRIFRIDNPHTKPFPFWEWVIGDVRARHPDVIFLAEAFTRPRVMNRLAKLGFSQSYTYFTWRESKRDFIEYMHDLTQTDAKEFFRPNFFVNTPDINPRFLQSSGRPGFVIRAALAATLSGLWGVYSGFELCEAAALPNSEEYLDSEKYQLRAWDWNRPGNIVTEVTALNRIRRANPALQTHLGVNFLPAHNDKILFFEKANESRDNVVLVAINLDPFNEQGADIELPWQTLERWGVNEWDAIAVEDQVTGDRFEWRGRRQHVRLNPHSLPFAIWRISPTWGLPKPQPNE, encoded by the coding sequence ATGGAAAACCATCAAGCTCATCATGCGTATGCGCCTCGTATCTACTTCATCGATCCCCTTCTCGTCGGCCCCTTGCCGAACTGGCCAGCTCAGTTCGAGCACGCAGCGGCGCTGGGCTTCGATCACGTTCTGATCGGCTCGCCGTTCGCGCCCGGAAGCAACGGGCATCGCGAGGCAGTTGCCGATCATCATCAACTTCACGCTGTTTTTGAATCCGACGCGAGCGCGGCGGACGGTCTGCGCCAGCTCGCCGATATCGCCACGAAGCACAAGCTGACCTTGCTCGTCGATATCGTGATCGACCGCGTCAGTGCCGAAGGCGGTCTTTATCAGGACAACAAGCATTGGTTCGAGCCGTTCGAGAGCGCGGATGCGCGGCTCGATCCGCGTCGCGCGCCCAGTCAGCGCGATGTCGCGCAGGCAAGGTTCGGCGATGGCGAGGCGGCGCATCATCTGACCGAGTGGTGGGCGAAGGAATTGTGTCTGCTCGCGGACGCGGGCGTTGGCGGCTTTCGCTTCGACTCGCCGCATGCGGTGCCCGCGCACGTGTGGCGGCGTCTGGGCGCGGCAGTGCGCGAGAAACATCCGCAAACCCGTTGGCTCGCATGGACGGTCGGCCTCACGCGTCACGATCTGCATGGACTGAGCGACGCCGGCTTCGACGCGGTCTTCGCCTCCACGCGCTGGTGGGACTATCGCAGCGCGTGGCTCACGGACGAACATGCGGCGCTCGCGCGCATTGCATCGCCGATCACGTTTCCGGAAGAGCCGTACGGCGCGCGTCTCATCAGCGAATTGAGCGATACCAGCGATACCGCGCTCGTCGAACGCGCCTATAACCGCTCGCTCTTCACCGCGACCGCGCTCGGCACCGGTCTGCTCGTGCCGATGGGCTTCGAATACGGTGTGCCCTTGCCGATGTCGCCGCAATACGGCGTCGCGGCGGAATATCAGCGCGCGAAAAGCGAAGCGCGCTTCGACCTGTCGAGTCAGGTCAAGCGCGCGAACGCATTGCAGCGCGATACCGGCACGCTCGAAAGCGTCGGCGAATTGCGCGCGCTGACCGGCGCGGGCACGCCCTACGCCGCGTTGATTCGCTCCGACAGCGCGGACTTGCGCCGCAGCGATTCGGCGATTCTCGCGATCTTCAATCCCGATCTCGTCGCGCCGGTGCATGTCGATACCTTGCATCTGCTCGAATCGGTGCCGGGCAATTACACGCGTTTCGCGCCGCTCGACGACGCCAAGGCGAAGCCCGAACGTCTCTTGCCGTTCACCCTGAAAGCGGGCGATGTACGCTTGTTCCGCGCCGAAGCCGAGCCTTTCATCCTGCTCGCGCAGCCGCAGGTCAAGCGAGGCGCGAAGAGCGCCGATAAAAAGTCGGTGGCCGAAGCGATCTCCGCGCCGCGGGTGTCTATCGAAAGCGTCACGCCTTCGGTCGATAACGGGCGCTTTCCGGCAAAGCGTATCGTGGGCGAAGCCGTGCAGATTCAGGCCGCGATCTTCGCCGAAGGTCACGACAAGATCGCCGCCGCCGTGCAATGGCGTGCCGCCGACGAAACCGAATGGCACGAAGCGCCGATGACCGCCGTGCTCCCGCTCGGCAACGACTTGTGGACCACGCGCATTCCGCTCGAACGCGTGGGCCGTCACGAATTCGTCGTGATGGCATGGCGCGACGATTTCGCCTCGCTCACCGACCACATGTCGAAGAAGCTGAAGGCCGGGCAAACCGTCGAACTCGAACTAGAGGAAGTGCGGCATCTGTTCGCGCTGATCCTCGCCGAAGTGAAGACGGTCGAGGAGTCGGATAGCGCGCCGCTGGAGAAGATCGTCAAGGAGTTCGCCAAGGCCGATGCCGCGCGCAAGCTCGAACTTGCGCTCGCGCCCGCAACCGCCAAGGCCATCGCGGCGGCGCGCCACCGGCCGTTTCTGTCGCGCGACCCGGTGGTGTATCGCATCGACTCGGAGCGCGCGGCGGCCCGCTTCGCAAGCTGGTACGAGATCTTCCCGCGTTCGATGAGCGACGACGTGAATCGTCACGGCACGTTCATCGACGTGATCGGCAAGATGCCGCGCATCCGCGAGATGGGTTTCGACGTGCTCTATTTTCCGCCGATTCATCCTATCGGCATTGCCAATCGCAAGGGCAAGAACAATTCGCTGACGGCCGAGCCGGGCGATGTCGGCAGCCCTTACGCTATCGGCGGCAAGGAAGGCGGACACACGGCGGTGCATCCGGAACTGGGCAATCTCGACGACTTCAAGCGCATGCTCGACGCCGCGCATGAACACGGCCTCGAGATCGCACTTGACTTCGCCGTGCAATGCTCGCCGGATCACCCGTGGCTGAAGGAGCATCCGACGTGGTTCGCATGGCGTCCGGACGGCACGCTGCGTTATGCGGAGAATCCGCCTAAGAAGTATCAGGACATCGTGAATCCGGACTTTTATGCGCAGGACGCCAAGCCCGATCTTTGGCTTGGGCTGCGCGACGTGTTCCTGCACTGGATTGCGGCGGGCGTGCGCATTTTCCGGATCGATAACCCGCATACCAAGCCGTTCCCGTTCTGGGAATGGGTGATCGGCGACGTGCGTGCGCGTCACCCCGACGTGATCTTCCTCGCCGAAGCCTTCACGCGTCCGCGCGTGATGAACCGTCTGGCGAAGCTCGGCTTCTCGCAGTCGTACACGTACTTCACGTGGCGCGAGTCGAAGCGCGATTTCATCGAGTACATGCACGATCTCACGCAGACCGATGCAAAGGAATTTTTCCGGCCTAATTTCTTCGTCAACACGCCGGACATCAACCCACGCTTCTTGCAGAGCTCGGGACGTCCGGGCTTCGTGATCCGCGCGGCGCTGGCGGCAACGCTCTCCGGGCTCTGGGGCGTGTATAGCGGCTTCGAACTGTGCGAGGCGGCCGCGCTGCCGAACAGCGAGGAATATCTCGACTCCGAGAAGTATCAGCTGCGCGCGTGGGACTGGAACCGGCCCGGCAATATCGTCACCGAAGTGACGGCGCTCAATCGCATCCGCCGCGCGAATCCAGCGTTGCAGACGCATCTCGGCGTGAACTTTCTGCCCGCGCATAACGACAAGATCCTGTTCTTCGAAAAGGCGAACGAGTCGCGCGACAACGTGGTGCTCGTCGCGATCAACCTCGATCCGTTCAACGAACAGGGCGCGGATATCGAACTGCCGTGGCAGACGCTCGAACGCTGGGGCGTCAACGAATGGGATGCGATCGCCGTGGAGGATCAA
- the glgA gene encoding glycogen synthase GlgA: MPLNVLLVASEAVPLAKTGGLGDMVSAYAAALREAGVDATILLPAYPNAIAQATDLVRVAVLTGLPGGDATLIRGRMPDTGVPVLMLRCDALYARTGLYQDAQGRDYPDNAVRFATLSAAAVRIAQGIKGVKKPDIVHAHDWHTGLTPLLMKDAGVHAKSVFTIHNLAFQGNYALSLGASLGVPQKWLANALTDPQSIEFYGALSLMKAGIIHSDKVTTVSETYAREILTPRFGHLMEGVLQSCKDKLSGVVNGIDEETWNPASDPLIERNYSFDDMRGKHACKRTLQRMFGLPVDPFAPLMAIGSRMTGQKLADVVLDALPRLLEKHPRLQLAVIGKGESHIEKGFRRLAQEFPDRVGVRIGYDERRAHALHAGADILLHGSRFEPCGLTQLYAMRYGTLPVASRVGGLADTIVDAAEAAVRETVYLRDGTYDTPIAIEETSAAPTGFLFEGESAEDVVQAASRAIDAYMRPQTWRELQRNAMSCDFGWREAVAKMVALYVDLSGLKPSKTALRTRRIADAASQAAHPAILETAERLVARTA, translated from the coding sequence TTGCCTTTGAACGTTCTGCTGGTCGCCTCCGAGGCCGTGCCACTCGCCAAAACCGGCGGTCTCGGCGACATGGTCAGCGCTTACGCCGCCGCGCTGCGTGAAGCCGGCGTCGATGCCACCATTCTCCTGCCCGCTTATCCCAACGCCATCGCCCAGGCGACCGATCTCGTCCGCGTCGCGGTGCTTACAGGCTTGCCTGGTGGCGACGCGACGCTCATACGTGGCCGCATGCCCGACACCGGCGTGCCGGTTTTGATGCTGCGCTGCGACGCGCTCTACGCCCGCACGGGTCTGTATCAGGACGCGCAAGGCCGCGATTATCCCGACAACGCCGTGCGCTTCGCGACGCTTTCGGCCGCCGCCGTGCGTATCGCGCAGGGTATCAAGGGCGTGAAAAAGCCCGATATCGTCCATGCGCACGACTGGCACACCGGCCTCACGCCGCTCTTGATGAAAGATGCGGGCGTGCACGCGAAAAGCGTATTCACGATCCACAATCTGGCATTCCAGGGCAATTACGCGCTCTCGCTTGGTGCGTCGCTCGGCGTGCCGCAAAAGTGGCTGGCGAATGCGTTGACCGATCCGCAAAGCATCGAGTTCTATGGCGCGCTCAGTCTGATGAAAGCCGGCATCATCCATAGCGACAAAGTGACGACCGTCAGCGAAACCTACGCGCGCGAAATTCTGACGCCGCGCTTCGGCCATCTGATGGAAGGCGTGCTGCAAAGCTGTAAGGACAAGCTGTCGGGCGTGGTGAACGGCATCGACGAAGAGACGTGGAATCCGGCTAGCGATCCGCTGATCGAGCGCAACTATTCCTTCGACGATATGCGCGGCAAGCACGCTTGCAAGCGGACCTTGCAGCGCATGTTCGGCCTGCCGGTCGATCCGTTCGCGCCGCTGATGGCAATCGGCAGCCGCATGACCGGTCAAAAGCTCGCCGATGTCGTGCTCGACGCACTGCCGCGTCTGCTCGAAAAGCATCCGCGTCTGCAACTCGCGGTGATCGGCAAGGGCGAATCGCACATCGAGAAAGGTTTCAGGCGGCTTGCGCAAGAGTTTCCCGATCGCGTGGGCGTGCGGATCGGCTATGACGAGCGGCGCGCGCATGCACTGCACGCGGGCGCGGACATTCTCCTGCATGGCAGCCGCTTCGAGCCTTGCGGCCTCACGCAACTTTACGCGATGCGCTATGGCACCCTGCCCGTCGCGTCGCGCGTGGGCGGTCTGGCGGATACCATCGTCGACGCCGCCGAAGCCGCCGTGCGCGAAACCGTCTATCTGCGCGACGGCACTTACGACACGCCGATCGCCATCGAGGAAACGTCGGCGGCGCCAACGGGCTTCCTTTTCGAAGGCGAATCCGCGGAAGATGTCGTGCAGGCCGCGAGCCGCGCCATCGACGCCTACATGCGCCCGCAGACCTGGCGCGAACTTCAGCGCAACGCCATGTCGTGCGACTTCGGCTGGCGCGAAGCCGTGGCGAAGATGGTTGCACTCTATGTCGATCTCAGCGGCCTCAAGCCGAGCAAGACCGCCTTGCGTACCCGCCGTATTGCCGATGCCGCTTCGCAAGCCGCGCATCCGGCCATTCTCGAGACAGCCGAGCGCCTCGTCGCGCGCACTGCCTGA
- a CDS encoding DUF1345 domain-containing protein, translated as MIILPTVLRNRPRALIGLLVGISVSALIPLDVTPTVRVLIGWDTAVWLYLLLIWIQMATADQSNVQQLAEREDENAAAVLMIVSVAALASLVAIVVELSAAKSMGSHGLPKYLLTGATMLGAWFLIPTMFTLHYARHYYRSTEGEPALRFPDRHLKPDYWDLLYFSFTIAVASQTSDVVVCSKSARKTALAQSVLSFFFNLAVLGLSVNIAASMVGG; from the coding sequence ATGATCATTCTCCCAACCGTTTTGCGCAACCGCCCGCGCGCCCTGATCGGCCTTCTGGTCGGCATATCGGTCAGCGCGCTGATTCCCCTCGACGTCACGCCGACCGTGCGCGTCCTGATTGGCTGGGACACGGCCGTGTGGCTTTATCTGCTGCTCATCTGGATACAGATGGCGACCGCGGACCAGAGCAACGTGCAGCAACTCGCCGAGCGCGAAGACGAAAACGCGGCCGCCGTGCTGATGATCGTGAGCGTCGCGGCGCTGGCGAGTCTGGTTGCCATCGTCGTGGAACTATCGGCGGCAAAGAGCATGGGCTCGCATGGGCTGCCGAAGTATTTGCTGACGGGCGCGACCATGCTCGGCGCGTGGTTCCTCATCCCGACGATGTTCACGCTGCACTATGCGCGCCACTACTATCGCTCGACCGAAGGCGAACCCGCGCTCCGATTTCCCGACCGGCATCTGAAGCCGGACTACTGGGACTTGCTGTACTTCTCCTTCACCATTGCGGTGGCATCGCAGACTTCGGATGTCGTCGTCTGCTCGAAGAGCGCGCGCAAGACGGCGCTCGCGCAATCGGTGCTTTCGTTCTTCTTCAATCTCGCGGTGCTCGGCCTCTCGGTCAATATCGCGGCGAGCATGGTCGGCGGCTGA
- a CDS encoding metallophosphoesterase: protein MNGPTLPAVCRHPANETGRDFVVGDLHGCVDALRYLLREIGFDGARDRLFSVGDLIDRGTDSLAAIDLIDKPWFYPVMGNHEESLIAVATGTMRREAWYAIGGAWAQTLGHDQLEALAIRLARLPLVRIVGNGARRFNVLHAEFFGSDADLDTADFSDQARTDMLWGRGLALGSVDPARQRGLSPTYCGHTPQRVVKQVGAQIFIDTGAFASEGRLTIVQPGTDERWSVKERWAASEGARELALP, encoded by the coding sequence ATGAATGGTCCTACTTTACCTGCCGTTTGCCGGCACCCAGCCAACGAGACTGGCCGCGATTTCGTGGTCGGCGACCTGCACGGCTGCGTGGACGCGCTGCGCTATCTCCTGCGCGAGATAGGCTTCGACGGCGCCCGCGACCGGCTGTTCTCGGTCGGCGATCTAATCGATCGCGGCACGGATTCGCTCGCCGCCATCGACCTGATCGACAAGCCGTGGTTCTATCCGGTGATGGGCAATCACGAGGAATCGCTGATCGCGGTTGCCACCGGCACCATGCGCCGCGAGGCGTGGTATGCCATTGGCGGGGCGTGGGCGCAGACGCTCGGGCACGATCAACTCGAAGCGCTCGCGATTCGTTTGGCGAGGTTGCCGCTCGTGCGAATAGTCGGCAACGGGGCGCGGCGCTTCAACGTACTGCACGCGGAATTCTTCGGCAGCGACGCCGATCTCGACACCGCCGATTTCTCCGACCAGGCGCGTACCGACATGCTTTGGGGCCGCGGCCTGGCGCTCGGCAGCGTGGACCCGGCGCGCCAACGCGGACTTTCGCCCACGTACTGCGGACACACGCCGCAGCGCGTGGTCAAACAAGTCGGCGCGCAGATCTTTATCGATACCGGCGCGTTCGCATCGGAAGGGCGGTTGACCATCGTCCAGCCGGGCACCGATGAACGCTGGTCGGTCAAAGAGCGCTGGGCCGCCTCCGAAGGCGCGCGGGAGCTGGCGCTGCCCTGA
- a CDS encoding DNA topoisomerase IB has protein sequence MARIAKSNEAGGGASVAEVLTGSGAQGCPEDLPPGLRYVDDSRRGYTREWIDGKFAFFNTQGKRIDDEAEIRRINALAIPPAYIDVWICPDAHGHLQATGRDARGRKQYRYHPQWRETRDATKYERMLAFSAVLPKLRARVTRDLALDGMPRDKVLATVVRLLDTTLVRVGSEEYARENQSYGLTTLLKRHLKVSSGTLRFRFRGKSGIEHDVSVSDARVAKIVKRCMDLPGQDLFQYLDADGERHAVSSSDINDYLREITGADFTAKDYRTWAGSVFALAALRRLQWETVTEARKHIVGTIKEVSQLLRNTPAVCRKCYVHPAVIEAFEAGELAESMQASRRHGLKTDEAALAIFLEKDAKRRAREAARKNRKGTVPNDARLTNLLAESSKKARAGGLKASGKSAAAQAVSTVVRKTRPKAARPAAKKLARTRSPAAVAMS, from the coding sequence GTGGCGCGGATTGCGAAAAGTAATGAAGCAGGCGGCGGCGCGAGCGTCGCCGAAGTGCTTACGGGCAGCGGCGCGCAAGGCTGTCCCGAAGATCTGCCGCCCGGACTTCGGTATGTGGACGATTCGCGTCGCGGCTACACGCGCGAATGGATCGACGGGAAATTCGCCTTCTTCAACACGCAGGGCAAGCGTATCGACGATGAAGCGGAGATCCGCCGCATCAACGCACTGGCCATTCCGCCCGCTTATATCGATGTCTGGATCTGTCCGGACGCGCACGGCCACTTGCAAGCCACCGGCCGCGATGCGCGCGGTCGCAAGCAATATCGCTATCACCCGCAATGGCGCGAAACGCGCGATGCCACCAAATACGAGCGCATGCTCGCGTTCAGCGCGGTGCTGCCTAAGCTGCGCGCCCGCGTCACGCGTGATCTTGCCCTCGACGGCATGCCGCGCGACAAGGTGCTCGCGACGGTGGTGCGCTTGCTCGATACGACGCTCGTGCGCGTTGGCAGCGAGGAATATGCGCGGGAAAACCAGTCGTATGGACTGACGACGCTGCTCAAGCGCCATTTGAAGGTGTCGTCGGGGACGCTGCGTTTCCGGTTTCGCGGCAAGAGCGGGATCGAGCACGACGTTTCCGTCAGCGATGCGCGCGTGGCCAAGATCGTGAAGCGCTGCATGGATTTGCCGGGGCAAGACCTTTTCCAATACCTCGATGCCGATGGCGAGCGCCACGCGGTGAGTTCATCAGATATCAACGATTATCTGCGCGAGATCACCGGCGCGGATTTCACGGCGAAGGACTATCGCACGTGGGCCGGCAGCGTGTTCGCGCTCGCGGCGCTGCGGCGGCTGCAATGGGAAACGGTGACGGAGGCGCGCAAGCACATCGTCGGGACCATCAAGGAAGTGTCGCAACTGCTGCGCAATACGCCGGCGGTGTGCCGCAAGTGCTATGTGCATCCGGCGGTGATCGAGGCGTTCGAAGCGGGCGAACTGGCGGAATCGATGCAGGCATCGCGTCGCCATGGCCTCAAGACCGACGAAGCTGCGCTTGCCATCTTCCTCGAAAAGGATGCGAAGCGTCGCGCCCGCGAAGCCGCGCGCAAAAACCGCAAGGGTACCGTTCCGAACGATGCGCGGCTGACCAACCTTCTCGCCGAATCGAGCAAAAAGGCGCGTGCGGGCGGTTTGAAGGCGAGCGGCAAGAGCGCGGCGGCGCAAGCGGTATCTACCGTGGTGCGCAAGACTCGGCCGAAAGCGGCGCGGCCGGCCGCGAAGAAGCTCGCGCGTACGCGGTCGCCGGCCGCCGTGGCGATGAGTTGA
- a CDS encoding RES family NAD+ phosphorylase: MENKDVIQAADWRTRWPHGQLDWSPAYRVIPTRFPAVNLFDRVARPEDFEALYALEAMTNDRLRTEVGDLDLVPPDERCFGPGCGPIMAAFTHLNPNGSRFSDGSYGVFYCGRERQTAIAETRYHSGLFLAATKEAPLRQQMRLYTVIAHGEVVDLRGNRIAEAGLDARILDPDDYAPGKALGRAIRAAGVPGIAYPSVRDTQGECLAALHTTMLRDCHHAAYLEYNWNGETVDYVFELNQVG; the protein is encoded by the coding sequence ATCGAAAACAAGGATGTGATTCAAGCCGCGGACTGGCGTACACGCTGGCCGCACGGCCAATTGGACTGGTCGCCGGCGTATCGGGTAATTCCCACGCGGTTTCCCGCCGTCAATCTGTTCGATCGCGTCGCGCGTCCGGAAGACTTCGAAGCGCTCTACGCGCTGGAAGCGATGACCAACGACCGCCTGCGTACCGAAGTCGGCGATCTCGATCTCGTTCCGCCCGACGAGCGCTGCTTCGGGCCGGGCTGCGGGCCGATCATGGCCGCGTTCACGCATCTGAACCCCAATGGCAGCCGCTTTTCCGACGGCAGCTACGGCGTGTTCTATTGCGGACGCGAACGGCAAACGGCTATCGCGGAGACGCGCTATCACTCGGGGCTATTTCTCGCGGCAACCAAGGAAGCGCCGCTTCGTCAGCAGATGCGCCTGTACACGGTGATCGCGCATGGCGAAGTGGTCGATCTGCGTGGAAATCGCATCGCGGAAGCGGGACTCGACGCGCGCATCCTCGATCCAGACGACTATGCGCCCGGCAAGGCGCTCGGACGCGCTATTCGGGCGGCGGGCGTGCCGGGCATTGCGTATCCGTCCGTGCGGGATACGCAGGGCGAATGTCTCGCCGCGCTGCACACCACGATGCTGCGCGACTGTCATCACGCGGCGTACCTGGAATACAACTGGAACGGCGAGACAGTCGACTATGTGTTCGAGTTGAATCAAGTGGGCTAG
- a CDS encoding MbcA/ParS/Xre antitoxin family protein has translation MPSAARIASPETGLPPPRLAPGLGELSAAGLRAFLNIARDWSLSIEEQIVLLGSPGRSTFFKWKNAPDSARLTRDTLERLSLILGIYKALQILLPEPAAADTWIKRPNTAPPFGGRPALARMLAGNISDLLAVRQYLDAMRGGWA, from the coding sequence ATGCCATCTGCTGCACGCATCGCCTCGCCGGAGACAGGGCTTCCGCCGCCGCGTCTGGCTCCCGGCTTGGGCGAGCTATCCGCTGCCGGTCTGCGCGCTTTTTTGAATATCGCGCGGGACTGGTCGCTATCCATCGAAGAGCAGATCGTTTTGCTCGGCTCGCCGGGCCGCTCGACCTTCTTCAAATGGAAGAACGCGCCCGACTCGGCGCGGCTCACACGCGACACACTCGAACGCCTTTCGCTGATTCTCGGCATCTACAAGGCGCTGCAGATTCTGCTTCCTGAGCCGGCCGCCGCCGATACCTGGATCAAACGCCCCAATACCGCGCCGCCGTTCGGCGGCAGACCTGCGCTTGCTCGCATGCTGGCGGGCAATATCAGCGACCTTCTGGCGGTTCGGCAGTATCTGGATGCAATGCGAGGCGGATGGGCGTGA
- a CDS encoding DUF2866 domain-containing protein: MPANTAARQSFANIASTMRKQSALKLQECRLSEPVEPPWGTAYRTIEWSLKSDPRVQRRVVPADCTASELAETLRSHVPGRCYGPSDED; this comes from the coding sequence ATGCCCGCCAATACCGCCGCGCGTCAGTCATTTGCCAACATTGCATCGACGATGCGCAAGCAGTCCGCGCTCAAGCTTCAGGAATGCCGCCTGTCGGAGCCGGTCGAACCGCCCTGGGGAACGGCGTATCGGACGATCGAATGGTCGCTGAAAAGCGATCCGCGTGTGCAGCGACGGGTGGTTCCGGCCGACTGCACCGCCTCCGAATTGGCTGAAACACTACGGTCGCACGTGCCCGGCCGGTGCTACGGTCCATCGGACGAAGACTAA
- a CDS encoding DUF3309 family protein — MTIGTILLIILILLLVGAIPSWPHSRSWGYGPSGILGIVLIVVIVLLLMGRI; from the coding sequence ATGACGATCGGAACCATACTGCTGATTATCCTGATCTTGCTGCTGGTGGGAGCAATCCCGTCGTGGCCGCACAGCCGTAGCTGGGGTTACGGGCCGAGCGGTATCTTGGGCATCGTGCTGATCGTGGTCATCGTGCTGTTGCTCATGGGTCGCATATAA